The DNA segment GGCGGCGATCTGCCGGGCGTTCGTCACGTGCCGTTCCATCCGCAGCGACAGCGTCTCGAGGCCCTGCAGGAACAGGAACGCGTTGAACGGCGACAGCGCGGCACCGAGGTCGCGCAGCGTCTCGGCCCGCAGCTTCATCAGGTAGCCGTACGTCCCGAACGTCTCGTGGAACTTCAACCCGTGGTATGCCGGGGACGGGTCCGCCACGACCGGGAACCGTCCGTTGGACCAGTCGAACGTGCCGGCCTCGACGACCACGCCGCCGATGCTGGTGCCGTGCCCGCCGATGAACTTCGTCGCCGAGTGCACCACGATGTCGGCGCCCCACTCGATCGGCCGGCACAGGTACGGCGTCGCGAACGTGTTGTCCACGATCAGCGGCAGCCGGTTCTCGTGCGCGATCCCGGCCAGGGTCTCGAGGTCCAGGACGTTCCCGCCCGGGTTGCCGATGGTCTCGCCGAAGAACGCCTTCGTGTTCTCCTTGACCGCCTTGCGCCATGCTTGCGGATCGTCCGGATCGACCCAGCTCAGATCCACGTTCATCTTGCGGAGCAGGTGCTTGAGCTGGTTGACCGTCCCGCCGTAGAGGGCGCTCGACGCCACCACGTGATCGCCCGGTTCGAGGAGGGTGAACAGCGCGGCGGCCTGCGCGGCGATCCCGCTGGCGAACGCCACCGCGCCACTGCCGCCCTCCAGGTTCGCGACCCGCTCCTCGAACACCGCGGTGGTCGGGTTCATGATCCGGGAGTAGGTGTTGCCGTACTCCTGGAGGTTGAAGTAGGCCGCCGCGGACTCCGGGTCCTCGAACACGTAGCTGGTGGTCTGGAAGATCGGCACCGCGCGGGCGCCGGTGTTCGGGTCGGGGCGCTGGCCGGCGTGCAGCTGGCGGGTCTCGAAGCCGAACTCGTGTGGCTCTTCAGCCTTCATGAAGGAATCTCCGGACGATCGGGATCTGCCTGGCCTCTTCGAGAAGGAAGCAGTCGTGGCCGTAGGGGGCGTCGATGACGTGATTCTCCACCGGCTTGCCGCATTCGCTCAGCGCCCGAGCGATCTCGTGGGAACCCGACGGGGGATAGAGCCAGTCCGAACTGAACGAGATCAACAAGGTGCGCGCCTCGACGACGCCGAGCGACGCGAGGTCGAGGTCGAAATAGGTGAGCGCCCGCGAGAGATACAGGTACGTG comes from the Actinoplanes sp. OR16 genome and includes:
- a CDS encoding O-acetylhomoserine aminocarboxypropyltransferase/cysteine synthase family protein; this encodes MKAEEPHEFGFETRQLHAGQRPDPNTGARAVPIFQTTSYVFEDPESAAAYFNLQEYGNTYSRIMNPTTAVFEERVANLEGGSGAVAFASGIAAQAAALFTLLEPGDHVVASSALYGGTVNQLKHLLRKMNVDLSWVDPDDPQAWRKAVKENTKAFFGETIGNPGGNVLDLETLAGIAHENRLPLIVDNTFATPYLCRPIEWGADIVVHSATKFIGGHGTSIGGVVVEAGTFDWSNGRFPVVADPSPAYHGLKFHETFGTYGYLMKLRAETLRDLGAALSPFNAFLFLQGLETLSLRMERHVTNARQIAAFLNQHPLASNVTYPSGPLADKYLPLGPGAVFSFEVAGGRRGGQDLIRGVRLWSHLANVGDAKSLIIHPASTTHRQLSDDELRAAGVGPGTVRLSVGTESVQDLIWDLEQAFREVAS